A genomic window from Leptospira bandrabouensis includes:
- the rpoC gene encoding DNA-directed RNA polymerase subunit beta' translates to MRNYNSFESITIRLASPERIKEWSFGEVKKPETINYRTLKPERDGLFCEKIFGTTKDWECYCGKFKSIRYKGVVCDKCGVEVTHSKVRRERMGHIELAAPVSHIWYYRSVPSRMGLLLDMTINQLKSVLYFEKYVIIDPADSGRNRGELIDEDEYHNYLDEYGDKFIAGIGGDAIKELLARIDVDAEARVIRQKIQDKNKISDKRIFKRLEVLEAFRDSGNRPEWMVLDVVPVIPPELRPMVQLEGGRFATSDLNDLYRRVINRNNRLKRLLALKAPEIIVRNEKRMLQEAVDALFDNSRRKRTVKGKGNRPLKSISDMLKGKQGRFRQNLLGKRVDYSGRSVIVVGPELKYHQMGLPKKMALELFKPFIMKRLVDLELAPNIKSAKKKIEAEDKEVFDVLETVVKEHPVLLNRAPTLHRLGIQAFLPVLVEGKAIKLHPLVCHAFNADFDGDQMAIHVPLAPKAQLETWMLMLSPHNILNPANGQPICGPTQDIVLGIYYLTSEVKDAKGEGKFFTGLEEVMYAIETKTVEIRSKISVLHEGKIIETTPGRLIFNQVMPKGYVYINRTLGDKETNKIIADVYEKFGPGITVVMLDEIKRLGYRYATVFAPTISIDDIRVSPQKEGLVNDANKEVEKADMEYRKGIITNEERRKKVIEIWTKTNDRITEGMFKELEKDQAGFNPVYVMAASGARGSKQQIRQLAGMRGLMAKPSGEIIELAIRSNFREGLGVLEFFISTHGARKGLADTALKTADAGYLTRRLVDISQDVIVSEDDCGTKQNITLGIVKEGENVIVSLADRVFGRYTAEDLVDPVTEKVVFPKDTLITRALGQQIENLGYDKIKVRSPLTCRSRHGICTKCYGMDMARLVPAEIGEAVGTIAAQSIGQPGTQLTMRTFHVGGAASATISEREHKVPYRSIVKSINGRLVTNANSAKVFARRGTIIVNRLIQEFNTDSLSSVRVVDGQRLEKGEVFATQVGESTEQRITSDQAGTVSLVGTTLRILGDDFVIPVKIGTILKAEEGQIVEENKALAEFDPFNEVAVSEAAGTIQWEDLEIGKNVRRDVDPKTSNIILKVVEQKKDRLVPKVLIGSDEYSVPVDALLQFQDGDKVREGDIIFKIPSVAEKTRDITGGLPRVDELFEARRPKDACTLAEIDGKIEDKGEIVKEKRILYIIPETAEQEKVKVAIPVGKQIRVRQGDFVKRGDQLDEGNFDPHDILAIKGPNALHEYLVSEVQEVYRLQGVHINDKHIEVVVRSMLRKVVITDSGDTSFVNQQQVDKFLFDEENDRVEKEGGSPAQGTPVLLGLTKASLNTESYFSAASFQETTKVLTDAAIKGKTDNLVGLKENVIIGHMIPAGTGMKKYRDIEVFKDLPGDLDWDLESEEEEEEVSELSESAPVSTATLSRLVAEEDEDEDELEEESDDSDDEDDDD, encoded by the coding sequence ATGAGAAATTACAATAGTTTTGAATCGATTACGATCCGTTTGGCTTCACCCGAGCGGATCAAAGAGTGGTCTTTCGGGGAAGTGAAAAAACCTGAAACGATCAACTACCGTACCCTAAAACCGGAACGAGATGGTCTTTTCTGTGAAAAAATCTTTGGAACCACAAAGGATTGGGAATGTTACTGCGGTAAGTTCAAATCCATCCGTTATAAGGGTGTGGTTTGCGACAAATGCGGGGTTGAGGTAACTCACTCCAAAGTGCGTCGTGAGAGAATGGGCCATATTGAACTTGCGGCTCCAGTATCGCATATTTGGTACTACCGTTCGGTTCCATCACGTATGGGACTCCTTCTTGATATGACGATCAACCAACTCAAAAGTGTTCTTTACTTTGAGAAGTATGTGATCATTGACCCAGCTGATTCCGGAAGGAACAGAGGGGAACTCATCGATGAAGATGAATACCATAATTATTTAGATGAATACGGTGATAAGTTTATCGCAGGAATCGGTGGGGACGCCATCAAAGAACTTCTCGCACGCATTGATGTGGATGCAGAAGCTCGTGTGATCCGCCAAAAAATCCAAGATAAAAATAAAATCTCTGACAAACGTATTTTTAAACGTTTGGAAGTTTTGGAAGCGTTCCGGGATTCCGGAAACCGCCCTGAGTGGATGGTTCTGGATGTAGTTCCGGTCATCCCACCTGAACTTCGCCCTATGGTTCAACTCGAGGGGGGACGTTTTGCCACCTCCGACCTCAACGATTTGTATCGTCGTGTGATTAACCGTAACAACCGTTTGAAACGCCTACTTGCTTTGAAAGCTCCTGAGATCATCGTTCGTAACGAAAAACGTATGTTACAAGAAGCAGTGGATGCTCTTTTTGATAACAGCCGTCGTAAACGAACTGTAAAAGGAAAAGGAAATCGTCCGCTTAAGTCGATCTCCGATATGCTCAAAGGAAAACAAGGTCGGTTCCGACAAAACCTACTCGGAAAACGGGTAGATTACTCTGGTCGTTCCGTAATCGTTGTAGGTCCTGAACTAAAATACCACCAAATGGGTCTTCCTAAAAAAATGGCTTTGGAACTTTTCAAACCATTCATTATGAAGCGCCTTGTGGATTTGGAACTAGCACCAAACATCAAATCTGCGAAGAAAAAAATCGAAGCGGAAGACAAAGAAGTTTTTGATGTATTGGAAACCGTTGTCAAAGAACACCCAGTGTTACTCAACCGTGCTCCAACACTCCACAGACTTGGAATCCAAGCATTTTTACCAGTCCTTGTAGAAGGAAAGGCAATCAAACTCCACCCACTCGTTTGTCACGCGTTTAACGCCGACTTTGACGGGGACCAAATGGCGATCCACGTTCCGCTGGCTCCAAAAGCACAGCTTGAAACTTGGATGCTTATGTTATCACCGCATAACATTTTGAATCCTGCGAACGGACAACCGATTTGTGGACCAACGCAAGATATCGTTCTTGGAATTTACTACCTCACTTCGGAAGTAAAAGATGCGAAGGGTGAAGGTAAATTCTTCACAGGGCTTGAAGAAGTCATGTATGCGATTGAAACAAAAACAGTTGAGATTCGCTCCAAAATCTCCGTTCTACACGAAGGGAAAATCATCGAAACCACACCGGGAAGACTTATCTTCAACCAAGTGATGCCAAAAGGGTATGTTTATATCAACAGAACCCTCGGTGATAAAGAAACAAACAAAATCATTGCAGACGTATACGAGAAGTTTGGACCAGGGATCACTGTTGTGATGTTAGATGAGATCAAACGACTTGGTTACCGTTACGCGACTGTATTTGCTCCTACTATCTCGATTGATGACATCCGAGTTTCTCCTCAAAAAGAAGGTCTAGTAAATGATGCCAACAAAGAAGTGGAAAAAGCGGATATGGAGTACCGTAAAGGTATCATCACAAACGAAGAACGTCGTAAAAAAGTAATCGAAATTTGGACCAAAACCAATGACCGCATTACCGAAGGGATGTTCAAGGAACTCGAAAAAGACCAAGCGGGATTTAACCCGGTTTATGTCATGGCAGCTTCTGGTGCTCGTGGATCCAAACAACAGATCCGTCAGCTTGCTGGGATGCGGGGCCTTATGGCGAAACCGTCTGGGGAAATCATCGAACTTGCGATACGTTCCAACTTCCGAGAAGGTCTTGGGGTATTAGAATTTTTTATCTCCACACATGGTGCGAGAAAGGGTCTTGCGGATACGGCGTTAAAAACTGCCGATGCCGGTTACCTCACTCGTCGTCTTGTGGATATTTCTCAGGATGTGATCGTATCGGAAGATGATTGCGGAACGAAACAAAACATCACGCTCGGAATCGTAAAAGAAGGGGAAAATGTCATTGTTTCTCTTGCGGACAGAGTGTTCGGTCGTTATACTGCAGAAGACCTAGTTGACCCTGTGACAGAAAAAGTGGTATTTCCAAAAGACACTCTCATTACAAGAGCACTTGGTCAACAGATCGAAAACCTTGGTTACGATAAAATCAAGGTAAGATCACCTCTTACTTGTAGGTCTCGCCACGGAATTTGTACAAAATGTTACGGTATGGACATGGCACGCCTTGTCCCTGCTGAGATTGGGGAAGCGGTGGGAACCATTGCGGCTCAGTCCATCGGTCAACCAGGAACGCAGCTGACAATGAGAACCTTCCACGTGGGTGGTGCGGCATCTGCTACCATTTCCGAAAGAGAACATAAAGTGCCTTATCGTTCTATCGTAAAATCAATTAACGGTCGTCTTGTGACTAATGCAAACTCTGCAAAAGTATTTGCTCGTCGCGGAACCATCATCGTCAACCGACTCATCCAAGAATTCAATACAGATTCACTTTCCAGTGTTCGTGTTGTGGATGGACAAAGATTGGAAAAAGGGGAAGTATTTGCGACCCAAGTTGGTGAATCAACAGAACAGCGAATCACTTCAGACCAAGCGGGAACTGTTTCTCTTGTAGGAACCACTCTTCGCATTCTTGGGGATGATTTTGTAATTCCAGTCAAAATTGGAACGATCTTAAAGGCAGAAGAAGGCCAAATCGTAGAAGAGAACAAAGCACTCGCTGAGTTTGACCCTTTTAACGAAGTGGCAGTATCAGAAGCCGCAGGAACTATCCAATGGGAAGATTTAGAAATCGGTAAAAACGTTCGTCGTGATGTGGATCCAAAAACTTCCAATATCATTTTGAAAGTAGTAGAACAAAAGAAAGACCGATTAGTTCCAAAAGTTCTCATTGGCTCTGATGAATATTCAGTTCCAGTGGATGCTCTTCTCCAATTCCAAGATGGAGACAAAGTGAGAGAAGGGGATATCATCTTCAAAATCCCATCAGTGGCAGAAAAAACTCGTGATATCACGGGTGGACTTCCTAGGGTAGATGAACTTTTTGAAGCTCGTCGTCCGAAAGATGCCTGCACACTCGCTGAAATTGACGGAAAGATCGAAGACAAAGGGGAAATCGTAAAAGAAAAACGTATCCTCTACATCATTCCAGAAACAGCAGAACAAGAAAAAGTAAAAGTAGCCATCCCTGTCGGAAAACAAATCCGTGTGCGCCAAGGGGACTTCGTGAAACGGGGAGACCAGTTGGATGAAGGAAACTTTGATCCACATGATATCCTTGCCATTAAAGGACCAAATGCCCTTCATGAGTATTTAGTTTCTGAAGTTCAAGAAGTTTACCGTCTGCAAGGGGTGCATATCAACGATAAACACATCGAAGTTGTGGTTCGCTCCATGTTACGTAAGGTGGTTATCACTGATAGTGGGGACACATCTTTTGTGAACCAACAACAAGTGGATAAATTCCTCTTTGATGAAGAAAATGATCGAGTGGAAAAAGAAGGGGGATCTCCGGCACAAGGAACTCCTGTTCTTCTCGGACTCACAAAAGCATCTCTAAACACTGAGTCGTATTTCTCAGCAGCATCTTTCCAAGAAACTACTAAGGTTTTAACAGATGCGGCCATCAAAGGAAAAACAGACAATCTAGTGGGACTCAAAGAGAACGTAATCATCGGTCATATGATCC